A genome region from Solanum pennellii chromosome 12, SPENNV200 includes the following:
- the LOC107007510 gene encoding probable serine/threonine-protein kinase At1g01540 translates to MSAFLNDEMSKKTSIFGLHLWVVVGICVGAAIVIVLFLISLWYTSKRNSSNPQIKNISTEIKEIRIDPSRTLPENPNSVLVADPLPEPEKETTQNSAGYQRIQIEMGKEHMVKPDRVGSGGGSGHGSGEVRSGEQGGLIAPEVSHLGWGHWYTLRELEVATNFFAHENVIGEGGYGIVYRGVMEDNSYVAVKNLLNNRGQAEREFKVEVEAIGRVRHKNLVRLLGYCAEGAHRMLVYEYVDNGNLEQWLHGDVGPYSPLTWEIRMNIILGTAKGLTYLHEGLEPKVVHRDIKSSNILIDKQWNSKVSDFGLAKLLGSERSYITTRVMGTFGYVAPEYASTGMLNDKSDVYSFGILLMEIISGRNPVDYSRPPGEVNLVDWLKTMVSNRNSEGVLDPKMREKPSSRALKRALLVALRCVDPNAQKRPKMGHVIHMLEVDDFPFRDERRTVRENGRSHHDEMKEKVMDKRITDTGDSSGFETTVETNRSLLPTKEIDDDE, encoded by the exons atgtcagcATTTTTGAATGATGAGATGTcaaagaaaacatcaatttttggTTTACACTTGTGGGTTGTTGTTGGAATTTGCGTTGGTGCAGCAATTGTAATTGTTCTCTTCTTAATCTCACTTTGGTATACTTCTAAGCGGAATTCGAGTAACCCCCAAATCAAAAACATATCTACGGAGATCAAAGAGATCCGAATTGACCCATCTCGGACTCTACCGGAAAACCCCAATTCGGTTTTGGTAGCAGACCCGTTACCGGAACCTGAAAAAGAAACGACCCAGAACTCAGCTGGGTATCAAAGAATTCAAATTGAGATGGGGAAGGAACATATGGTTAAGCCTGATCGGGTCGGATCGGGTGGTGGGTCGGGTCATGGTAGTGGGGAGGTGCGTTCGGGTGAACAAGGTGGACTTATTGCACCTGAGGTTTCACATTTAGGATGGGGTCATTGGTATACTCTGAGGGAGCTTGAAGTTGCTACTAATTTTTTTGCTCATGAGAATGTTATTGGTGAGGGTGGCTATGGCATTGTTTACCGCGGAGTTATGGAAGATAATAGTTATGTTGCTGTTAAGAATTTGCTTAACAACAG GGGACAGGCAGAGAGGGAATTTAAGGTTGAAGTAGAAGCAATTGGTCGAGTTCGGCACAAGAATTTAGTGAGGCTACTTGGTTACTGTGCTGAGGGAGCTCACAG GATGCTTGTGTATGAGTATGTGGACAATGGGAACTTAGAGCAGTGGCTCCATGGAGATGTAGGGCCATACAGTCCTCTTACATGGGAGATTCGGATGAATATTATCCTTGGAACAGCAAAAGG GTTGACCTATCTGCATGAGGGCCTCGAACCCAAAGTTGTTCACCGTGACATCAAGTCGAGCAATATTTTGATTGATAAGCAGTGGAATTCGAAAGTATCTGACTTTGGTTTAGCTAAGCTTTTGGGCTCAGAGAGGAGCTATATAACTACCCGGGTTATGGGAACGTTTGG CTATGTTGCTCCAGAATATGCTAGCACTGGCATGTTGAATGATAAAAGTGATGTTTATAGTTTTGGAATTCTTCTTATGGAGATAATTTCTGGAAGGAATCCTGTAGATTATAGCCGTCCTCCTGGAGAG GTCAATCTGGTTGATTGGCTTAAGACGATGGTTTCTAACCGAAATTCTGAGGGTGTTTTGGATCCTAAGATGCGGGAGAAGCCTTCTTCAAGAGCATTGAAACGTGCCCTTTTGGTAGCATTGCGCTGTGTAGATCCCAATGCTCAGAAGAGGCCAAAGATGGGGCATGTTATACACATGCTTGAGGTTGATGATTTTCCCTTCCGTGAT GAGCGAAGAACTGTAAGAGAAAATGGTCGTTCACATCATGATGAAATGAAAGAGAAGGTAATGGATAAGCGCATAACTGATACAGGTGATAGCAGTGGATTTGAAACTACTGTTGAAACCAACCGATCTTTGTTGCCTACTAAAGAAATCGACGATGATGAGTAG